One stretch of Candidatus Neomarinimicrobiota bacterium DNA includes these proteins:
- a CDS encoding molybdenum cofactor guanylyltransferase, which produces MIPAFILAGGDSRRFGENKALYPFKGRPMIERSINLISPLSSETFIISKEEDGFTDFGVPVLRDDLNRQTPLAGILRGLRELNSWGLFLACDLPFMEAGVLKNLIDSINDDPEKEGISSVVASIDDNNLQPMVACYHKSGISSLTVAIEKNYSMKKWLSESKIKIVNFENRKPFRNINEKSDLEVSDG; this is translated from the coding sequence ATGATACCGGCATTTATTCTTGCAGGGGGAGATAGCCGGCGGTTTGGCGAAAATAAAGCGTTATATCCATTTAAGGGGAGACCGATGATTGAGCGTTCAATCAATCTCATCTCTCCTCTAAGTTCCGAAACATTTATAATATCAAAAGAAGAAGATGGATTCACAGACTTTGGAGTGCCGGTCTTAAGAGACGATTTGAATCGGCAAACGCCGTTAGCAGGCATCCTGCGCGGATTAAGAGAACTGAATTCATGGGGTCTGTTTTTAGCGTGCGATCTGCCGTTTATGGAAGCCGGAGTACTGAAAAACCTGATCGATTCGATAAATGATGATCCGGAGAAAGAAGGAATCAGCTCCGTAGTTGCAAGCATTGACGATAATAATTTGCAGCCGATGGTAGCGTGTTATCACAAATCAGGAATATCTTCTCTCACAGTTGCCATTGAGAAGAATTATTCCATGAAAAAATGGCTGAGCGAAAGTAAGATAAAAATCGTCAATTTTGAAAATAGAAAACCGTTTAGAAATATAAATGAAAAATCGGACTTAGAAGTATCCGATGGCTAA
- a CDS encoding purine-nucleoside phosphorylase, which yields MDQTLLSDYLAESVSYINKRLKLDRPFIGIILGSGLGRFVELITDSSFINTGDIPHYPVSTVKGHSGRLVHGHINGIEILALQGRVHTYEGYEQWQVTYPSRLLNELGIRSIIITNASGCSNPEFNPGDLMIIKNHLNFLFQEPLEDWEKESENKSTPYDEEYISLASKVSVSSGIPLRQGILAANLGPSYETPAEVKLQRSLGADAASMSTLPEVTVAHYLGMRVLGLSVLTNFAAGLSKTPLNHKEVTEMAEVVSEKFATLITEIIKEIHSLDLKG from the coding sequence TTGGACCAAACATTACTATCTGATTATTTAGCTGAATCTGTTTCATATATAAATAAACGACTCAAGCTGGATAGACCGTTTATCGGAATCATCCTCGGATCAGGATTGGGTAGATTTGTTGAATTGATAACTGATTCCAGCTTTATAAATACCGGCGATATTCCGCATTATCCCGTTTCTACGGTAAAAGGTCATTCGGGACGACTTGTTCACGGACATATAAATGGAATTGAAATTTTAGCGCTACAGGGTCGCGTTCACACTTATGAGGGGTACGAACAATGGCAAGTTACATATCCCTCCCGATTACTTAATGAGCTCGGTATTCGTTCGATTATAATAACAAACGCATCGGGTTGTTCAAACCCCGAATTCAATCCGGGCGATTTGATGATAATAAAAAATCATCTGAATTTTCTTTTTCAAGAACCTCTTGAAGATTGGGAAAAGGAGTCAGAAAACAAATCTACGCCTTATGATGAGGAGTATATCAGCTTAGCGTCCAAAGTTTCGGTTAGTTCGGGTATTCCACTCAGGCAGGGCATTTTAGCTGCAAATTTAGGTCCTTCGTACGAAACTCCCGCCGAAGTAAAGTTACAACGGTCTTTAGGAGCTGATGCCGCTTCTATGAGCACATTGCCTGAAGTAACCGTAGCGCACTATCTTGGAATGAGAGTGTTGGGTTTATCCGTACTTACGAATTTTGCGGCAGGATTGAGCAAAACACCTTTAAACCATAAAGAAGTTACCGAGATGGCTGAAGTAGTATCAGAGAAATTCGCCACACTAATTACCGAAATAATTAAAGAAATACACTCATTAGATTTGAAAGGATAA
- a CDS encoding deoxyribonuclease IV, which produces MSEKSLLGAHMSVAGGVYTAAERGEELGCTAIQIFTKNANRWEAKPLTDEDISKYKEEMAKTSIINVVAHNSYLINLCSPDKDLIKKSRNACLIELERCETLGIPALVTHPGSHLGSGEETGIKGIAASLDWLHSNFDGTTAKVALETTAGQGTNLGYTFEQIADMIEFTKDSDRLVVCLDTCHIFAAGYDIRTEDTYNKTIEEFDRVIGLNKLSCIHLNDSKFDFGMKKDRHEEIGEGFIGLEAFGFIMNDERLKNIPKVLETPKGDDGKSQDIIALKKLKKLLN; this is translated from the coding sequence ATGTCAGAAAAATCATTACTGGGAGCACATATGTCAGTTGCGGGAGGTGTTTACACTGCGGCTGAACGAGGGGAAGAATTGGGTTGTACCGCAATTCAGATATTCACAAAAAATGCCAACCGATGGGAAGCTAAACCTCTCACTGACGAGGATATTTCCAAGTATAAAGAGGAGATGGCTAAAACATCAATTATCAATGTCGTCGCTCACAACAGCTATCTGATAAATCTTTGCAGCCCCGATAAAGACTTAATCAAGAAATCACGAAATGCCTGTTTAATTGAGTTGGAGCGGTGTGAAACGCTTGGGATTCCCGCTCTGGTAACCCATCCCGGTTCACACTTAGGCTCAGGAGAAGAGACAGGAATTAAAGGAATTGCGGCAAGTCTCGATTGGCTGCACAGCAACTTTGACGGCACAACGGCAAAGGTAGCTCTTGAAACCACAGCCGGACAGGGAACTAATCTCGGTTATACATTCGAACAAATAGCGGATATGATAGAATTCACAAAAGATTCTGACCGTCTGGTTGTCTGTTTAGATACCTGTCATATTTTCGCCGCCGGCTATGATATCCGCACCGAAGATACATATAACAAGACTATTGAAGAATTCGACCGGGTCATCGGTCTTAATAAGCTCAGCTGTATTCATCTCAACGACTCGAAATTTGATTTCGGTATGAAAAAAGACAGGCACGAAGAAATCGGTGAAGGTTTTATCGGATTGGAAGCGTTCGGCTTTATTATGAACGATGAACGGTTGAAAAACATTCCCAAAGTTCTGGAAACTCCAAAAGGAGATGACGGAAAATCTCAGGATATAATTGCGCTTAAGAAATTGAAAAAACTTTTAAACTGA
- a CDS encoding FdhF/YdeP family oxidoreductase yields the protein MKLKYAGGWRNITYSFRMAKRAGGILKLYRALRNPNTCKACALGMGGHSGGMIDESGNYFQVCKKSMQAQAQDMMPAIDPKVFVDNSINDLRKMSGRELESLGRLHKPLYLSDGDSHFKQLDWKNALKLLVDNWRSSSPDRSFFYTSGRSSIEAGFLIQLIARQWGTNNVNNCSYYCHQASGVGLGQSLGSGTSSINLDDLGRSDLVVLIGANPSSNHPRFMTHLVNLKNRGGKVIVINPFKELGLQKFKVPSNLSSMLFGSKIDDLYLQPHCGGDLAFFKAAAIFLWEQGAVDSDFLNKSCENQDEFKTDLESDNLTALLEKSGISYEELKNFCDLITKSEHTIFAWAMGVTHQLHGVETVQAIANLALLTGMIGKKGAGLLPLRGHSNVQGMGTVGVVPTLKPEIAKSISTAMNFTLPATEGKDTYSCMEAAYKGEMDFALLVGGNLYGANPDSKWASEALSRIKFTSFLSTTLNLGHLYGKGKSSLILPVLARDEEKQSTSQESMFSFVRLSSGGGTAPDKEIPSESEIISYAGRELLGNDPVPWNSLNDHEKIRNFISRTIPDLEKISKISSGNEFTIPGRVKHKPKFNTPSGKAKLIVVLPPDSRPKKDRFNLMTFRSEGQFNTIVYEEEDLFRGVNHRNVLFMNLEDIIENGFSAGETVTVENETGSMNVELVQGSIRAGNVAMYYPEANELIPGLIDPQSKTPSFKRTSVKITSLLKLKIL from the coding sequence ATAAAACTCAAATATGCAGGTGGATGGCGCAACATAACCTATTCCTTCCGGATGGCTAAAAGAGCCGGCGGAATTCTGAAACTTTATAGAGCGTTACGGAATCCCAACACCTGCAAAGCGTGTGCCCTCGGAATGGGCGGTCATTCAGGCGGAATGATTGACGAATCGGGAAATTATTTTCAGGTTTGTAAAAAATCTATGCAGGCGCAAGCGCAGGATATGATGCCCGCAATCGACCCGAAAGTTTTCGTGGATAATTCTATAAACGATTTACGCAAAATGAGCGGCAGAGAACTTGAATCGCTGGGAAGGCTTCATAAACCACTCTACCTTTCCGACGGTGACTCACATTTTAAGCAGCTTGATTGGAAAAATGCTCTCAAGCTGCTTGTGGACAATTGGCGTTCTTCGTCACCTGATAGAAGTTTCTTTTACACTTCCGGCAGGTCATCTATTGAGGCAGGTTTTCTTATTCAGCTTATCGCCCGTCAATGGGGAACGAATAACGTAAATAATTGCTCATATTATTGCCATCAGGCATCAGGAGTGGGGCTCGGACAAAGTCTTGGAAGCGGAACCAGCAGCATCAATTTAGACGATTTAGGTCGTTCTGACCTGGTGGTTCTGATTGGCGCAAACCCTTCGAGCAATCATCCGCGGTTTATGACTCACCTGGTTAATTTAAAAAATAGGGGTGGGAAAGTTATTGTCATAAATCCTTTTAAAGAATTAGGATTGCAGAAATTTAAAGTACCAAGCAATCTGAGTTCCATGCTTTTCGGCTCAAAAATTGATGATCTATACCTTCAGCCTCATTGCGGCGGAGACCTTGCTTTCTTTAAAGCGGCAGCAATATTTCTCTGGGAGCAGGGAGCTGTTGACTCCGATTTCCTCAATAAGAGCTGCGAAAACCAGGATGAATTCAAAACCGATTTGGAATCGGATAACCTCACTGCTCTTCTTGAAAAATCAGGTATCTCTTATGAAGAACTCAAAAACTTTTGCGACCTGATAACAAAATCCGAGCATACGATATTCGCATGGGCAATGGGCGTCACCCATCAGCTTCATGGTGTGGAAACCGTTCAGGCTATCGCCAATTTGGCTCTCCTTACTGGGATGATAGGTAAAAAGGGAGCGGGGTTACTCCCGCTTCGCGGGCACAGTAATGTGCAGGGAATGGGCACTGTGGGCGTTGTTCCCACTCTAAAACCTGAAATCGCCAAAAGCATTTCTACGGCAATGAATTTTACTTTACCGGCAACGGAAGGCAAAGACACTTATTCTTGTATGGAAGCCGCTTATAAAGGTGAAATGGATTTTGCCTTGTTAGTCGGCGGTAATCTCTACGGCGCCAATCCCGACTCGAAGTGGGCTTCCGAAGCGCTCAGCAGGATAAAATTCACATCGTTCTTAAGTACTACTCTGAACTTGGGACACTTATACGGCAAGGGTAAGAGCTCATTGATCCTTCCGGTGCTTGCAAGAGATGAGGAGAAACAATCTACTTCTCAGGAAAGTATGTTCAGTTTCGTTCGGTTATCATCGGGTGGCGGAACAGCTCCCGATAAAGAAATTCCATCTGAATCTGAAATTATCTCATACGCAGGAAGAGAACTTTTGGGTAATGACCCGGTGCCGTGGAACTCGCTGAATGACCACGAAAAGATAAGGAATTTTATTTCGAGAACTATTCCCGATCTTGAAAAGATAAGTAAAATTTCATCCGGGAATGAATTCACTATTCCGGGCAGAGTAAAGCATAAACCTAAATTTAATACGCCATCGGGAAAAGCAAAATTGATTGTTGTGCTTCCTCCTGATTCAAGACCGAAAAAAGACAGGTTTAATCTGATGACCTTTCGTTCCGAAGGCCAATTTAACACTATCGTTTACGAAGAGGAGGATTTATTCCGGGGAGTAAATCACCGCAACGTATTATTTATGAACTTAGAAGACATAATCGAAAATGGTTTTTCAGCAGGAGAAACTGTTACTGTTGAAAATGAAACCGGAAGTATGAATGTTGAATTGGTTCAAGGCTCAATCAGAGCTGGAAATGTTGCTATGTATTACCCTGAAGCGAATGAATTGATACCCGGATTAATCGACCCTCAATCAAAGACTCCCTCTTTTAAGCGAACTTCAGTTAAGATTACTTCCCTGCTAAAACTAAAAATTCTTTAG